One genomic segment of Coffea arabica cultivar ET-39 chromosome 6e, Coffea Arabica ET-39 HiFi, whole genome shotgun sequence includes these proteins:
- the LOC113696424 gene encoding VQ motif-containing protein 25, translated as MYIMEGMTNRQNCVANTSVTGAALGLHKNSQMISKVKPKIRIIHIFAPEIIKTDVANFRELVQRLTGKPTENKNGSCTKKKLPRIVPSNKIEASRNTSCSTLPQHHMIHRPLAKKMELRSGFHCASFRERIKGEEEIWRGANSGGGFLGGFAELEGFMEQLNHEFPLLPAMPMEASHMDAYGQSQLA; from the coding sequence ATGTATATTATGGAAGGCATGACGAACAGACAAAATTGTGTCGCCAATACTAGCGTAACAGGTGCAGCACTAGGATTGCATAAGAATTCTCAGATGATATCCAAAGTGAAGCCCAAAATTCGCATAATTCACATATTTGCACCGGAGATCATCAAGACCGACGTCGCGAATTTCCGGGAATTGGTGCAAAGGCTCACTGGAAAGCCCACAGAGAACAAAAACGGCAGTTGCACCAAGAAAAAGTTACCAAGAATTGTTCCCTCCAACAAAATTGAGGCATCAAGAAATACTTCCTGCAGTACTTTGCCCCAGCATCACATGATTCACAGGCCACTGGCGAAGAAAATGGAACTAAGAAGCGGTTTCCACTGTGCCAGCTTCAGAGAAAGGATTAAGGGTGAAGAAGAAATATGGAGAGGTGCAAATTCTGGTGGAGGTTTCTTAGGTGGTTTTGCTGAGTTGGAGGGCTTCATGGAACAGCTCAACCATGAGTTTCCATTGCTTCCTGCTATGCCCATGGAAGCTTCTCATATGGATGCTTATGGACAATCCCAGCTTGCTTAA
- the LOC113696425 gene encoding protein RETICULATA-RELATED 3, chloroplastic-like, which produces MASRPNFGLNELDFVFFILVVGSILNFLLMYLLAHTAEVGGASSSGRLPSIFAACPPSHMFEPGAYGVFSRMGTFVYKSTLFAAVGFATGLVGTAISNALIKMRKKMDPNFQTPNKPPPTPLNALTWAVHMGVSSNFRYQALNGIEFLLAKGLPSFLFKSSVVVLRCLSNVLGGMSFVVLARLTGSQAAAAAAPPLPPPFSAVAELEQQQQQQLVKEEEEEVVVGVREGGVTAGDALPADKVKWSPILLLSTGNEMSFPVLPLKI; this is translated from the coding sequence ATGGCATCTCGTCCTAATTTCGGCCTTAATGAACTGGATTTCGTTTTCTTCATCCTCGTCGTCGGCTCCATTCTCAATTTCCTGCTCATGTATCTCCTGGCACACACCGCCGAGGTTGGGGGCGCTTCTTCTTCTGGCCGCCTCCCCTCCATCTTCGCTGCTTGTCCTCCCAGCCACATGTTCGAGCCGGGGGCTTACGGTGTATTCAGTCGGATGGGGACTTTTGTGTACAAAAGCACCCTCTTTGCAGCCGTAGGCTTCGCTACCGGACTCGTGGGAACTGCCATCTCCAATGCCCTGATCAAGATGAGGAAGAAGATGGATCCCAATTTCCAGACCCCCAACAAGCCTCCTCCGACGCCTTTGAACGCTCTCACCTGGGCTGTCCACATGGGCGTCAGCAGCAACTTCAGATACCAAGCCCTCAACGGCATCGAGTTTCTGCTTGCCAAGGGCCTTCCCTCTTTTCTCTTCAAAAGCTCCGTCGTCGTTTTGAGGTGCTTAAGCAATGTCCTTGGAGGGATGTCTTTTGTCGTACTGGCCAGGTTAACAGGATCAcaggctgctgctgctgctgctcctcctcttcctcctccatTTTCTGCTGTTGCTGAACtggaacaacaacaacaacaacaactagtcaaggaggaggaggaggaggtggtggtgggtgtCCGGGAAGGTGGTGTTACAGCTGGAGATGCTTTGCCTGCTGACAAAGTCAAGTGGTCCCCTATCCTTTTACTTTCAACCGGTAATGAAATGAGTTTTCCGGTTTTACCCCTAAAAATATGA
- the LOC113697081 gene encoding delta(12)-fatty-acid desaturase FAD2-like: protein MGAGGRMNVSTEAKRSKSDVLKRVPYSKPPFTVGDVKKAIPPHCFKRSVIRSFSYVFYDLAIASLFYYVATTYIPLLPQPLSFLAWPLYWICQGCVLTGVWVIAHECGHHAFSDYQWLDDTVGLILHSALLVPYFSWKYSHRRHHSNTGSLERDEVFVPKAKSNLRWSAKFLNNPLGRVLTLAVQLTLGWPLYLMFNVSGRPYDRFACHYDPHGPIYNDRERLQIYLSDVGVLSVFYGLYRLVAAKGLAWVVCVYGCPLLIVNGFLVLITYLQHTHPSLPHYDSLEWDWLRGALATVDRDYGILNKVFHNITDTHVAHHLFSTMPHYHAMEATKAIKPILGDYYQFDGTPIFKAMWREAKECIYVEQDDADQNKGVFWYNNKL, encoded by the coding sequence ATGGGTGCTGGAGGCAGAATGAATGTTTCCACTGAGGCCAAGAGGTCGAAATCCGATGTCCTCAAAAGAGTTCCCTATTCAAAGCCTCCATTTACCGTGGGAGATGTTAAGAAAGCCATCCCTCCCCATTGTTTCAAGCGGTCTGTTATTCGCTCTTTCTCTTATGTATTCTATGATCTCGCAATTGCCTCTCTTTTCTACTACGTTGCAACGACATATATTCCCCTCCTCCCTCAGCCTCTCTCCTTTTTAGCCTGGCCGCTATATTGGATATGCCAAGGCTGTGTGCTAACTGGTGTTTGGGTCATAGCCCACGAATGCGGCCACCACGCCTTCAGTGACTATCAATGGCTTGATGACACTGTTGGCCTAATCCTCCATTCTGCTCTCCTTGTCCCATATTTCTCTTGGAAATACAGTCATCGCCGCCACCATTCAAACACTGGTTCCCTAGAGCGTGATGAAGTATTTGTACCTAAAGCTAAGTCCAACCTTAGATGGTCTGCCAAGTTTCTCAACAATCCACTAGGCAGAGTTTTGACCCTTGCTGTTCAGCTTACTCTGGGCTGGCCTTTGTACTTGATGTTCAATGTCTCCGGAAGACCTTATGATCGGTTTGCTTGCCACTATGACCCCCATGGCCCTATCTACAATGACCGCGAGCGCCTTCAAATTTACCTCTCTGACGTTGGTGTACTATCTGTCTTTTATGGGCTGTACCGTCTTGTGGCAGCAAAAGGGCTTGCCTGGGTTGTCTGTGTTTATGGATGTCCATTGCTCATCGTGAATGGGTTTCTGGTATTGATCACATATTTGCAGCACACCCACCCTTCGTTGCCTCATTACGATTCCTTAGAGTGGGATTGGCTGAGGGGAGCTTTGGCCACAGTTGACAGAGATTATGGAATTCTGAACAAGGTATTCCATAACATCACAGATACTCATGTAGCACACCATTTATTCTCAACCATGCCTCACTATCATGCAATGGAGGCTACAAAGGCAATTAAGCCTATCCTCGGAGATTATTACCAATTTGATGGGACGCCAATTTTCAAAGCAATGTGGAGAGAAGCAAAGGAGTGTATTTATGTTGAGCAAGATGATGCTGACCAGAACAAAGGTGTCTTCTGGTACAACAACAAGCTTTGA